A region of the Stutzerimonas stutzeri genome:
CCCTCGACCAGGCCACCGGGAAGCTGTTGGACAACAACAAGTCCCCGGCACGCAAGGTGGGTCAGCTAGACAACCGCGGCAGCCACTTCTACCTGGCTCTGTACTGGGCGCAAGCCCTGGCCGCCCAGGACGAAGACGCCGAGCTGAAGGCCCACTTCGCTCCGCTGGCCAAGCAACTGACCGAGCAGGAAGCAACCATCGTTGACGAACTCGCCGCCGTTCAGGGCAAGCCAGTCGATATCGGTGGCTACTACCGCTCTAATCCTGAACTAACCAGCAAGGTCATGCGCCCCAGCGCGACCTTCAACGCTGCCCTGGCCGCGCTGAACGCCTGAGTCAACGCCTGAGCGTTACCACGAACCCCGGCCCGTGCCGGGGTTCGTGCTTTCTGGTAGCCCGCTGCTATGATCGCGTCATTTGCGCAAGGCAGCTTATATGGACTGGCAACCGCATATCACCGTCGCGACCGTTATCGAAGACCAGGGACGTTTTCTGTTGGTAGAAGAGCTCAAGGCAGGCCGTCTCGTACTCAATCAGCCTGCCGGGCATCTGGAAGCCAATGAGAATCTGCGCCAGGCGGCTATTCGAGAAACACTCGAAGAAACCGGCTGGGACGTCGAGCTCATTGGCGTCGTGGGAATTTACCTGTACACCGCCCCCAGCAATGGCGTGACCTATCAGCGCGTGTGCTTCGCCGCCAGAGCCCTGCAGTATGATCCGCAGCGTCAACTCGACGAGGGCATCGTCGCCGCTCGGTGGCTGAGCCGCGAAGAGCTGGAGGCGCAACCTGAACGCTGGCGCAGCGAACTGGTGCCCCGCTGTATCGATGATTATCTGACCGGGCCGCTGCATTCGCTTGACGTGATTCGCAACTGAACGCGGCTTCGTCATGCCTGCTGCAGCCTGATAGAATTCCGCCCCTTTGCAGAGCCTCAGCGTGTTCCTATGTCTGTAACCACCCTCATCTCCCCGGAAAAAACACGTGTCATCGTCGGCATGTCCGGCGGAGTGGACTCTTCCGTTTCCGCCCTCCTGCTGCTCGAGCAGGGCTATCAGGTCGAAGGCCTGTTCATGAAGAACTGGGAAGAGGACGACGGCACGGAATACTGCACCGCCAAGGAAGATCTGGCCGACGCCCAGGCTGTGTGCGATCGGATCGGCATCAAGCTGCACACAGCCAACTTCGCAGCCGAGTACTGGGACAACGTTTTCGAACATTTCCTTGCCGAGTACAAGGCGGGACGCACGCCGAACCCCGACATCCTTTGCAACCGGGAGATCAAGTTCAAGGCTTTCCTCGACTACGCTTTGGTGCTGGGAGCAGACCTCATCGCGACCGGCCATTACGTACGTCGTCGCGACGTGAATGATCGCAGCGAGCTGCTCAAAGGGCTGGACCCGAACAAGGACCAAAGTTACTTCCTGCATGCGGTCGGTGGGGAGCAGCTGAGCAAGACGCTGTTTCCTGTCGGGGAGCTTGAAAAGCCCGAAGTGCGAGCGATCGCCGAGAAGTACGGACTTGCCACGGCTAAGAAGAAAGACTCCACCGGCATCTGCTTCATCGGCGAAAGGCGCTTCAGCGACTTTCTCAAGCAATACCTTCCCGCCCAGCCCGGTAATATCGAAACCATCGATGGTGAAGTGATCGGCCGTCATCACGGCTTGATGTATCACACCATCGGACAGCGGCAAGGCTTGGGCATAGGCGGCCTCAAAGATGCCTCGGACGAGCCCTGGTATGTCCTGAGCAAAGACCTGCAGCGTAATGTGCTGGTAGTTGGTCAGGGTAACGATCATCCATGGCTTTTTTCTCGCGCCCTACTGGCGTCGGACATCTACTGGGTAAACCCGATCAACCTCAGCGAGCCACTCAGGCTGACAGCCAAAGTTCGCTACCGCCAGAGTGATCAGGCGTGCACGCTGGAAAAGACACCAGACGGCTATCGCGCTGTCTTTGATGCACATCAGCGCGCAGTTACGCCAGGCCAGTCAGTGGTTTTCTACGAAGGTGAAATTTGCCTGGGCGGTGGCGTGATCGAGCAGGCCGAACCCTGGTTCGAGGGTCGCCCATGAAAGCGCTGGACGAACAGCTGATCGCACTTGGCGCGGTCTTCGAAGCCGCAACGCTGGTGGACCGAATCGCACGCACCGGCCAAATTCCGAATGCCTCGCTCGGCTGCATGCTTGGCAGTCTACTGGCCCGCAACCCGCAAACCACCCTTGAAATCTACGGCGGCGATGATCTGAATCTGCGTGACGGTTACCGCGCTCTGGTCGGCGCGCTGGAACGCGACAGCAGCACCCTGCAACGCGAGCCCCTGCGCTATGCCTTGGCGATGATCGGTCTGGAACGCCAGCTCGACAAACGCGATGACATGCTCCAGGTCATCGGCAGCCGGCTGGACCAGATCCAGCAGCAAGTCGAGCACTTCGGTATAACGCACGAAAATGTCGTCGCTTCGTTCGGCGGTCTCTATCAGGACACCTTGAGCACCTTCCGTCAGCGCATTCAGGTCCAGGGCGACATGCGCCACCTTCAGCAGACGGACAATGCTTCCAAGATCCGCGCCCTGCTCCTCTCAGGCATTCGTTCGGCCCGCCTCTGGCGCCAACTCGGCGGCCATCGCTGGCAACTGATCTTTAGTCGGCGCAAGTTGCTCGATGCCCTTTATCCCAGGCTGCGCGCGACCCAGAGCGAAGACCTCTAACCACAGCGAATGTGCCGGGCTCACCTGGTACATTCATGTATAATCTGCGCCCTCTTTTCGTTGCCTGACTGTCCGAGAATGCCCTCTATGCAGCTTTCCTCGCTCACGGCGGTTTCCCCCGTCGACGGCCGCTACGCCGGCAAAACCAGCGCCCTGCGCCCGATCTTCAGCGAATTCGGCCTGATCCGCTGCCGTGTTCAGGTCGAAGTCCGCTGGCTCCAGCGCCTTGCTGCTCATCCAGGCGTACCGGAAGTCGCGCCCTTCTCCAGCGAAGCCAATGCCGTGCTGAATCAGTTGGCCGAGAACTTCCAGCTGGAACATGCCGAGCGCGTCAAGGAGTTCGAGCGCACCACCAATCACGACGTCAAAGCAGTTGAATACCTGCTCAAAGAGCAGGCCAAGCAGCTGCCGGAACTGGCCAAGGTCAACGAGTTCATCCACTTCGCCTGCACCAGCGAAGACATCAACAACCTCTCCCACGCGCTGATGCTGCGTGAAGGCCGCGACAGCGTTCTGCTGCCACTGATGCGCCAGGTCGCCGAGTCGATTCGCAAGCTAGCGGTGCAGTTTGCTGACGTGCCGATGCTGTCGCGCACCCATGGCCAACCTGCTTCACCGACCACCCTTGGCAAAGAGCTGGCGAACGTCGTTTATCGCCTGGAGCGTCAGATTGCCCAGGTTGCGGCCGTTCCGCTGCTGGGCAAGATCAACGGCGCAGTGGGTAATTACAACGCCCATCTGAGTGCGTATCCGGATATCGACTGGGAAGCCAACGCCCGCGAGTTCATCGAAGGTGACCTCGGCCTCACATGGAACCCCTACACAACGCAGATCGAGCCGCACGACTACATCGCCGAGCTGTTCGACGCCATCGCGCGCTTCAACACCATTCTCATCGACTTCGACCGCGACGTCTGGGGCTACATCTCGCTCGGTTACTTCAAGCAGAAGACCGTTGCCGGGGAGATCGGCTCCTCTACCATGCCGCACAAAGTCAACCCGATTGACTTCGAGAACTCCGAAGGCAACCTCGGCATCGCCAACGCACTCTTCCAGCACCTTGCAAGCAAGCTTCCGATCTCCCGCTGGCAGCGTGACCTGACCGATTCCACCGTACTGCGCAACCTCGGCGTCGGCTTCGCCCACAGCGTCATCGCCTACGAGGCCAGCCTCAAGGGCATCGGCAAGCTGGAGCTCAACGCCGCCCGCATCGCCGAAGACCTCGACGCCTGCTGGGAGGTGCTGGCCGAGCCAGTACAGACAGTCATGCGCCGCTACGCCGTGGAAAACGCGTACGAAAAGCTGAAAGACCTAACCCGCGGCAAAGGCATTACGCCCGAAGCCCTGCAGACTTTCATCGACGGTTTGGACATTCCAGCCGAAGCGAAGGCAGAGCTGCGCAAACTGACGCCGGCCAATTACATCGGCAACGCCGTTGCCCAGGCCAAGCGCATCTGAGCGATTACATGTATGCACGCCCGGCTGTGCCGGGCGTTTTTATTTTCAGCTCTGTATATAGAGCAAGGTGTTACGCATGACTTCTGACATTCCACTTCAAGTCCTAGGCGGCATCAGCGCCCGGGAGTTTCTGCGCGATTACTGGCAGAAGAAACCACTGCTCATTCGCCAGGCCATCCCAGACTTCCAAAGCCCCATTTCGGCAGACGAACTGGCAGGCCTATCCTTGGAAGAGGAAGTCGAATCCCGTCTGGTCATCGAGCATGGCGAAAGCCCCTGGGAGCTGCGCCGCGGCCCGTTTGCCGAGGACACCTATCAGCAACTTCCCGAGCGTGACTGGACCCTGCTGGTCCAGGCTGTTGATCAGCTGGTACCGGAGGTCGCCGATCTGATCGAGCACTTTCGATTCCTGCCTAACTGGCGCATCGACGATGTGATGATCAGCTACGCGGCGCCGGGGGGCGGCGTCGGCCCACATTTCGACAACTACGATGTGTTTCTCCTGCAAGCACATGGTCAGCGTCGCTGGCGTATCGGCCAGATGTGCGACAGCGAAAGCCCAATGCTCGCCCATGGTGATCTGCGAATTCTCGCCGACTTCCAAGGCACCGATGAGTGGGTACTGGAGCCGGGCGACATGCTTTATCTACCCCCCCGCCTCGCTCACTTCGGTACTGCCGAAGACGCCTGCATGACCTACTCGGTCGGCTTCCGCGCGCCAAGCGCCGCCGAGGTACTGACCCACTTCACCGACTTCCTGGCGCAGTTTCTGCCGGACGAAGATCGCTACAGCGACGCCGACCTGCAGCCAACAGACGATCCATACCAAATTCAAAGCGATGCACTGGACCGCCTGAAAGGACTACTCGCCGAACACATGAGTGACGAACGCCTGCTCCTCACATGGTTTGGCCAGTTCATGACCGAACCACGTTACCCCGAGCGGGTAGAAGGTCCCGGGATGGATAACGCTGAGCTGCTTCCGGCACTGAAGGATGGTGCTATTTTGGTGCGCAATCCGGCAGCCCGATTGGCTTGGAGCGAGGTAGATATCGGGCTACTGTTGTTTGCCAGTGGTCAGAGCCGCCTGCTTCCTTCCACGCTCCGTGAGTTGCTGAAACTGATCTGTTCAGCCGACGCCTTGCATGTCGAAAATATCGGCCAATGGCTGGACGACGAAGACGGGCGTAGCCTGCTGTGCGAGCTGGTCAAACAAGGAAGTCTGGAGTTTGCTGATGAATAGCGTTCAAGTACGAATTGCCGATTGGCAGCAGGACAACTCAGAGCTACGACGCATCCGCGAGGCGGTCTTCATCGCCGAGCAGGCTGTTCCACCGGAACAGGAATGGGATGCCGATGATGCCGAAGCTATTCACTTCCTCGCACTGGAGGGTGACTATCCAATCGGTACCGCCCGCCTCCTGGCTGACGGGCAGATCGGCCGAGTAGCCGTTCTACGCGACTGGCGCGGCATGAATGTAGGCGACGCGTTGATGCGTGCAGTGATTGCTGAGGCCGAACACCGCGGCCTGACGCAACAGACACTGACCGCACAGGTTCACGCCACCGCGTTCTACGAGCGCCTTGGCTTTAAAGTCGTCAGCGACGAATTTCTCGAAGCAGGCATACCCCATGTCGAGATGCTTCGCCGGAGCCACTGAGGCCATATGAGCGATCACACCCTGGACGAAGGAATTGATAGTGCCGAACTGCCGGCCATAGACTTTCATTCTCCAGGGCGTTTTGCGCTCCATAATCCGCCGGTTGATCTTTCAGAGCCACAGGACTGGGATGCTGCACTGTTCCAGCTCGGCCAAGACGCCGCCTTACAGCGTTTCAGCAAGCCTACTGAAATACGCGAGCACGCACTGGCCATGATGCAGCAAGCCCGTAGATCCCTGTGCATTTACAGTACAGATCTAGAACCCTGGCTTTATCATCACAGCAGTATCCAAGAGGCTTGCACGCGTTTGCTTGTGGCTCATCCTCGTAATCAGCTGCGCATCTTGCTGCGCGACCCCACTCGCGCAGTCAAGGAAGGCCATAGGCTCTTGCAGCTTGCCCGGCGCCTGACCAGCAGTGTGCATATTCGAAAGCTGCAGCCCGACTACCCCGACCCGGGTGGCACCTATTTAATCGCCGACAACTGCGGGCTGCTGGAGCGCCCCAAGGTCGACCAGTACGTTGGATACGCCCTGTACTGTGACCTCGCACGGGTTCGCGTACGCCAAGCGGAATTCGACAAGGCGTGGGATCATGGACTATCGGATGCAAACCTGCGGAGTTTCCTGCTATGACCCTTCGTGCCTTGCTACTGGCGGCCACACTCAGCGTCTGCCTACCACTACACGCCGCGACTGAAGTCATCCAACTGAACAATCGCATGGCTGAAGATGTGATCGCTGTCGCCGAGTCCGTGCTAGGCAATCAGGGACGGGTTACGGCCTACGGCAACCAGCTCATCGTCAACGCGCCAGAGTCGTTGATCAGTGAACTGCGCCGTGTAGTCGATCAGCTGGATGTGGAACCTAAGCGTCTGCTTATCAGCGTCGACACCCAAGACTCAGCAAGCAGCAGCGCCAGTGGATATCGCGTTGACGGCTCGGTACGTTCCGGCAACGTGGAATTTGAAACCGGCCGCGGCGAGATAGGCGGCAGAGATCAAGTACGCATCATCCGCCGAAGCACCAACAGTCGCGAAGGCGGCGTTCAGCAAATACAAGCCAGCGAGGGTTATCCAGCTCTGATTCAAGTTGGCCAGAGTGTCCCGCTGACTACGCGGAATACCGACGGGTACGGCCAGATCTACCAGCAAACCCAATACCGTGATGTTCTTCGAGGTTTCTATGCCACCGCTACGGTGCACGGCGACCGGGTGCAGATCACGATTAGCAGTACCCGTGACCGGCTCGCGCAGGGCCGCAGCGGTGTCGTCGAGGTTCAGAGCGCCGATACCCGAGTCAGCGGCCGCGTCGGCGAATGGATCACCATTGGCGGCGTCGACGAAAGTGCCAGCTCCGAACAACGCGGAACGCTACGTCGCTACTCGACTGATGGCGGGCAGAACCTGTCGATGCGCTTGAAGGTCGATGTTCTCGAGTGAACCAGCCCTTCTCCAGACACCCCACGACAATGTAGTGCCCTGAAAAAAACACTACAAAACGATTGACGATGCTATTTCAGCGGAGCATTATTGCCCCGCTCCCGCTAACCAGGGGCCCTGGCAAGGGTCTCCGGGGCGTGCTCAAGCCAACCAGCCGAGCCGTTCCGTGACTGTACTGCCCACAAGGCGGACTGACGAGGTTGCGACTGGAACGAGTCGTCCTGAGGGACGGGGTAGCGATTGACGCATCAGCCAGACTGACCGCTTCTCGTTGTTGTAGCGCACACGGCAGCCACGCCGGCTGTGGGCGCAATGACCGGAACCAGCCCGGCGATCGTATCCCCCCTTCTCTTGGTTCAATCCTCGTCCCAGTCGATATTTCGACGCTCTGCCG
Encoded here:
- a CDS encoding GNAT family N-acetyltransferase; its protein translation is MNSVQVRIADWQQDNSELRRIREAVFIAEQAVPPEQEWDADDAEAIHFLALEGDYPIGTARLLADGQIGRVAVLRDWRGMNVGDALMRAVIAEAEHRGLTQQTLTAQVHATAFYERLGFKVVSDEFLEAGIPHVEMLRRSH
- a CDS encoding NUDIX hydrolase, with translation MDWQPHITVATVIEDQGRFLLVEELKAGRLVLNQPAGHLEANENLRQAAIRETLEETGWDVELIGVVGIYLYTAPSNGVTYQRVCFAARALQYDPQRQLDEGIVAARWLSREELEAQPERWRSELVPRCIDDYLTGPLHSLDVIRN
- the hflD gene encoding high frequency lysogenization protein HflD, translating into MKALDEQLIALGAVFEAATLVDRIARTGQIPNASLGCMLGSLLARNPQTTLEIYGGDDLNLRDGYRALVGALERDSSTLQREPLRYALAMIGLERQLDKRDDMLQVIGSRLDQIQQQVEHFGITHENVVASFGGLYQDTLSTFRQRIQVQGDMRHLQQTDNASKIRALLLSGIRSARLWRQLGGHRWQLIFSRRKLLDALYPRLRATQSEDL
- the mnmA gene encoding tRNA 2-thiouridine(34) synthase MnmA, whose protein sequence is MSVTTLISPEKTRVIVGMSGGVDSSVSALLLLEQGYQVEGLFMKNWEEDDGTEYCTAKEDLADAQAVCDRIGIKLHTANFAAEYWDNVFEHFLAEYKAGRTPNPDILCNREIKFKAFLDYALVLGADLIATGHYVRRRDVNDRSELLKGLDPNKDQSYFLHAVGGEQLSKTLFPVGELEKPEVRAIAEKYGLATAKKKDSTGICFIGERRFSDFLKQYLPAQPGNIETIDGEVIGRHHGLMYHTIGQRQGLGIGGLKDASDEPWYVLSKDLQRNVLVVGQGNDHPWLFSRALLASDIYWVNPINLSEPLRLTAKVRYRQSDQACTLEKTPDGYRAVFDAHQRAVTPGQSVVFYEGEICLGGGVIEQAEPWFEGRP
- the purB gene encoding adenylosuccinate lyase, with product MQLSSLTAVSPVDGRYAGKTSALRPIFSEFGLIRCRVQVEVRWLQRLAAHPGVPEVAPFSSEANAVLNQLAENFQLEHAERVKEFERTTNHDVKAVEYLLKEQAKQLPELAKVNEFIHFACTSEDINNLSHALMLREGRDSVLLPLMRQVAESIRKLAVQFADVPMLSRTHGQPASPTTLGKELANVVYRLERQIAQVAAVPLLGKINGAVGNYNAHLSAYPDIDWEANAREFIEGDLGLTWNPYTTQIEPHDYIAELFDAIARFNTILIDFDRDVWGYISLGYFKQKTVAGEIGSSTMPHKVNPIDFENSEGNLGIANALFQHLASKLPISRWQRDLTDSTVLRNLGVGFAHSVIAYEASLKGIGKLELNAARIAEDLDACWEVLAEPVQTVMRRYAVENAYEKLKDLTRGKGITPEALQTFIDGLDIPAEAKAELRKLTPANYIGNAVAQAKRI
- a CDS encoding cupin domain-containing protein; its protein translation is MTSDIPLQVLGGISAREFLRDYWQKKPLLIRQAIPDFQSPISADELAGLSLEEEVESRLVIEHGESPWELRRGPFAEDTYQQLPERDWTLLVQAVDQLVPEVADLIEHFRFLPNWRIDDVMISYAAPGGGVGPHFDNYDVFLLQAHGQRRWRIGQMCDSESPMLAHGDLRILADFQGTDEWVLEPGDMLYLPPRLAHFGTAEDACMTYSVGFRAPSAAEVLTHFTDFLAQFLPDEDRYSDADLQPTDDPYQIQSDALDRLKGLLAEHMSDERLLLTWFGQFMTEPRYPERVEGPGMDNAELLPALKDGAILVRNPAARLAWSEVDIGLLLFASGQSRLLPSTLRELLKLICSADALHVENIGQWLDDEDGRSLLCELVKQGSLEFADE
- a CDS encoding secretin N-terminal domain-containing protein, producing MTLRALLLAATLSVCLPLHAATEVIQLNNRMAEDVIAVAESVLGNQGRVTAYGNQLIVNAPESLISELRRVVDQLDVEPKRLLISVDTQDSASSSASGYRVDGSVRSGNVEFETGRGEIGGRDQVRIIRRSTNSREGGVQQIQASEGYPALIQVGQSVPLTTRNTDGYGQIYQQTQYRDVLRGFYATATVHGDRVQITISSTRDRLAQGRSGVVEVQSADTRVSGRVGEWITIGGVDESASSEQRGTLRRYSTDGGQNLSMRLKVDVLE